CAACGAAGGGTTAAATTTACACTGCTCtagttaaaataattttaaaatctttgcattcaCAATAAATCTTTCAAGTATATGACATCAGTATAGTTTTCATAGTGTGCCAAATTTAGCGCTTAATAATGCATATGGGTATCTTTCGATGGTGCTATAAACAAGTCTTTGATTGGCAACGGTCCCTGATTTTGTATCGTTCCTTCACAGCGTCTTTTGGTGCCTGTGGCGGTGACTACACTGATTCCAGTGGATACATATATTCTCCAAATTTCCCCGGTAACTATACCAACGAACAATCGTGTACTTGGACAATAACAGTGGATCCTGGACACATAGTAAAGCTAACCACTCTTATGCTGAGATTACAAGACAATGACATGGTGATTGTGAAGGATGGGATAGAAGACCATAGCTCTACTATCAGTACTTTTACTGGTTATTCACTACCACAGCCATTAAACAGTTCATCAAATACTCTTCGTATTGAGATGATCACCGATAATACGGGCAATGATCTTGGATTTGTACTGCAGTATGAGGGTAAGAAtacaatatatttcaaaatacaaaatgattacCGATAGggtgacattgcattcttattGGACTTGATTTGCTTTTCTTCTCTATGGTTCGACTTAATATGCATCCATAAACACATTGAAACCTCTTGTATACACTCTAATTAATCTATATAAGGATTACCAGCTTTCAAGTAGCAATTATGCTTTAGAAACAGACGTTAAAAATTGCACACATTCTACCAACAGTCGATGAGATTACTGTGAGTACACCTGTACAACAGTCGACGCAAATGACCTCAGACACTACCAAAGTAACAAGTATGGCAATGACTCCTGGTCGACAATCGCCTTCAGCTGTCACCTTAACTGCTTGGAGGACCAATGAAATGACATTGCTCACAGATCCTGCGACTGAAATGTTGACTAGTAAGAAAACGATGGGCGAAACGACGACAAAGATGGTCACGATTTCAACAACAAGCACGTCACTGTTATCGACGGAGGCTGACAGAAAATCTTCGGCGACAGGATTCGGTACATCGCCGACACATCATGAGTCGACTGGGAAAGATACGACCACGCGTTACCTGGCAACTACCAGTGGATACACACGTATgctgacagaaaacaacacaCAACGGAAACAACAAGACTGTAAGTATTAAACACGATTTATGGCTTTTAAATATTTGACTTTTATAGTCAGTTCAAAATAATAAGGGTAAATTTAAGAACAGAAATCgaaaatgtaacaatttatgtctaaaagtattttcaaaatttcattttaagacacatatttcttgttcttttccagacatatttgcatacataattGTCGCTGTCGTCGCTATGGTCCTTCTTCTcttcattctattggttgtaTTGTACAGACGAAAATTACAAAGGTGATGAATCAGTATTTTTAGGCTACATCCACTGTTTTCAACAGTTTTACACAATTTACAACAATCGTTATGGCAATGTTAGGAAAACATTGAGTTGGAATAATAAATTTTCATCCAAAGGAACATTTAAATAGAAATATCTATATTCTCATTGGAATGAGTTaatttatgcacatatcttcAGAGAGTCGGGTTACAGATTTATTTCTGCATCATTTACCCTCTCAACGTGTAATATTACGATGATATTGATGAACAACAAAGAAAGAGTAGAGAGGCATTCTAGTTAAAGGGAAGGGAAGGGATCGTCGAAATTACACCTGAACGACTTTCTTGTTACAAACGTATTTCATTCACGATATCTAGATACATCACGTCAACAAAGCTACATTAAatttacgatgtacattatgacgaatacatgtatgttttaacttttatcaatcCCAACAACTTGCATACAGTGTTTAAATCGGTCGTATGGGTCCtgtacgacctttgagcgcagttccggcGATCCCCTTTTTTAAGTGATGTTAGGCCATTCGTTGGTCATTTCGGGTCGTTTATGGGTTTTGTTACTTTCATCTTACAATGCTTGTTGAAGGACATGTATTGTTTAGGTGACCTTATCGAAGCAATGCTATCGGTAGCATGCAGGCatcattgaaaaaataacaatCGTTAATACATCCGCAATTATAGTATAAGAGATCCTTGATAGGAGTTTTAGGGGATACGGTGCCCACTTAAACATCCTGTGAACAGCGACACGTCCCGCTAAAACAGTAGATTCACGTACAGCAAACACTATAGGGTTACGAAGAGTGATATCGGTCATAAGTAGAATGAGTGCTGCATgctactgctgctgctgctaATATTTGCACATAGAAAAATTATTCAATTCGGATGGATGATTCATGATCGTGACATACATTTACTTGTTTCAGGAAAAAAGAAGAGGAACGCACAGAATATACACTTACAACAGTTCATGACAATCAAAACAGTAACTCCCTCGGAGTCGAAAACTACGATGGTATGATCTCGACACAGGCTGAATCTATAAATGGCGGAAATTTGTATGTTGGCGATTTTGACGACAGTGTTCAACATGCGGGTTCTTATATTGTGAATCCAGTGACCCTATCTGGAGACTATGACGTACTTGGTCCTGCCGACGGTCAGCAGGATGACACACGACTGTCGAAAGATCAGCCCTCTAATTTCGCTAACGATCCAGGCTACGCCAAGACATCAAACTACAAAGAAAGTTCGACAGAAAGTGGTAACGAGGAAATGAAAGCAGACCCTGGGGATACTACACGTGTATATGCAGAagtcaacaaaaagaaagacctCACACAAAAACTTGACGACGAGGAGTTGAGTAATGCACAGCAAGGCCGACGTGACTTCTCATCTGAAGCGGAAAGATCTAACGCAGAGAGAGATCTCGAATCCAGTGAATCGGAGAATCACAACGATGCAACGAACGACGTCGATGTACCAGCTGTGCCAGTTAGAAGTCAACTGCGTCTCGAAGATGACGACCCTCAACACGTTTACGCGACCGTGGACAAATCGGAGAAGAACAAAGCAAGCAAGAATGAGGGTTATGTCGACGGCAACTCTGTCGACGGCACACGAATCATACGTGACGGCCAATCTGGTGAAGGTACTGTGGATAACATCATATACGAGTCAGCCGGTAGCAATGCATGAATTACTACTGAGAAGACTGTGCGAGATATTTATCAAGGAGATTCCATGCTGTATGACTTAGCTAATTTGACTTGAAAATTAACTCCGGTATTCATTTCTATTTTGGTTCATACACATAATATGAAAGCCGCAATTTTTCGTTTTGGATAGGGATCTAATTTATTTAAAGTacaaaaatgacagaatttaTCATCTCAGAACCCTTTTTCGTTACGATGGCATGTGTATTCAGGGATATTTTGTTTTGCTAAATTAATTGAGGTggaagttttaatttttattgtaattttataaattcaaaattgttattTGGCAATAGCTATACAACTTAAAGACAAAATTTAAAACTTCATTCCTCCAGTGCAATCGCCTTTCAAACCCAGTGTGCTAACATTatgaaagtcatttcaaataACTTAAGATGTTGTTGGTATCATGTGATCCGTTCTGGTTTAAACTCTCAAATTCGTAAGCTGTCGAGATTTGTTATTCGACATTATAGTATTGAAAGCATGTCTGTGGGAGATCATATTTCTTTGTGTATAACCGACTAGAATTTCTCTCACATTATTTTTTGTCACAATCCTATTCGTAATCTCATCGCGGAAGTTAAAAAGCGTAGTTCATTGGCTTTGGGGAAATGGATCAAGAGTCTATTCAgttattagttttatttttatgcTTATATTGGTGAATGCGATAATactttgaaaacaacaacatagaaaCTACTTTAGAATCGGggtaaaaattgaaatctttGCCGATGAATCCATGTCACGTTCATAATATAAACTGAACATTTGTAACTTCGGTAAATAcggtaattaattttatgatttcGTTTGTGTCTACTTCGCTACGTCCTTCGCTACGTCACTCAGTTACGCTGTCTATCAGAGAACGCTGTAGACTAATGTGTGCGATGTCAACGTATACAATTTCCTTTCAAAACTGTGCCAGTGTGCGAGACAGAAAGTGAAGCAACCAAATATAACATTCAAAAACGATAATGAAGCCTTGGCCACCAAAATCTGAAACTACAGCTCGCAAGCTGTGAAATTTCTTCATTCGGCGCCGAAATGTATAAGATGCTTATAAGCAAAGATAAGAAACGGAGTAGAGAAAAGAAGAGCACCGGTTAATACTCTTTGACAACGTGAAAGAAccctttgatatttttgttttagttcTTTGGCAATGTCGTATTGACATTTATGTTATCGCAATATCTGTTTTGACGTCATCCATAATACCGTTACCATCGTACGGTAACatacaagtaatttttttttaatgttgcaTGTTTTTCTTTTCCGATACTCTTTATCATCAACAACACATTATTCTTATAAAATTTCGTTTGGGGCGAGGCTTGACCTATATAAATGATTAATGTTTGCTGATTATTCCTGTGCAAAGATGAGAAAGTCTCTGAAATTCTGAGATTGTGATTGATTTAATAAAGAATGGATAGAAACAGCTGTCATTTGGTCT
The DNA window shown above is from Ptychodera flava strain L36383 chromosome 5, AS_Pfla_20210202, whole genome shotgun sequence and carries:
- the LOC139132824 gene encoding uncharacterized protein, producing the protein MDLYFFLSSGLVILLIDLSTRQSHSVEIRLVNGNTPFEGRVEVRQNGSTTWKSMCTDKDTGWNLTVARAACKQLGFNTVMWHDRNFGVSDLNYTVCGVSCNPFASTLDECDINFGENGMGCDSCGSTLHEGTGVTCYFPEKDFLGRYKEDNIRIFPIHMALPIPKYDVTIQKCIKECRDQGKTIAVLPSADECYCGDDSVDYWRYGEAIPGLPILPDTQAVKYNTLQCSGDNGTTAFMQGCGGDWQLDVYNTSFGACGGDYTDSSGYIYSPNFPGNYTNEQSCTWTITVDPGHIVKLTTLMLRLQDNDMVIVKDGIEDHSSTISTFTGYSLPQPLNSSSNTLRIEMITDNTGNDLGFVLQYEVDEITVSTPVQQSTQMTSDTTKVTSMAMTPGRQSPSAVTLTAWRTNEMTLLTDPATEMLTSKKTMGETTTKMVTISTTSTSLLSTEADRKSSATGFGTSPTHHESTGKDTTTRYLATTSGYTRMLTENNTQRKQQDYIFAYIIVAVVAMVLLLFILLVVLYRRKLQRKKEEERTEYTLTTVHDNQNSNSLGVENYDGMISTQAESINGGNLYVGDFDDSVQHAGSYIVNPVTLSGDYDVLGPADGQQDDTRLSKDQPSNFANDPGYAKTSNYKESSTESGNEEMKADPGDTTRVYAEVNKKKDLTQKLDDEELSNAQQGRRDFSSEAERSNAERDLESSESENHNDATNDVDVPAVPVRSQLRLEDDDPQHVYATVDKSEKNKASKNEGYVDGNSVDGTRIIRDGQSGEGGNSRFGPSISQYGTWTTRPRQDHLVYFTPHRKRAAEDD